The following are encoded together in the Gasterosteus aculeatus chromosome 7, fGasAcu3.hap1.1, whole genome shotgun sequence genome:
- the fgf13b gene encoding fibroblast growth factor 13b isoform X2 — MSGKKSKEDKDHAAKEPQLKGIVTRLSSSQGFQLQMQPDGTIDGTKDEDSTYGVFNLIPVGLRVVAIQGVQTKLYLAMNNEGFLYTSEHFTPECKFKESVFENYYVTYSSMLYRQQASGRAWYLGLNKEGGIMKGNHVKKNKAAAHFIPKPLKVAMYREPSLHDLTELSRSGSGTPTKSRSASALLNGGGKSPSKNDLS; from the exons ATGagcggaaaaaaaagcaaagaggaTAAAGACCATGCCGCCAAAG agcCCCAGTTAAAGGGCATCGTGACCAGGCTTTCCAGCAGCCAGGGCTTCCAGCTGCAGATGCAGCCTGATGGCACCATTGATGGAACCAAGGATGAAGACAGCACTTATG GGGTGTTCAACCTGATCCCGGTCGGGCTTCGTGTGGTGGCCATCCAGGGCGTCCAGACCAAACTCTATCTGGCAATGAACAACGAAGGCTTTCTCTACACCTCT GAACATTTTACCCCCGAGTGTAAGTTCAAGGAGTCGGTGTTTGAGAACTACTACGTCACCTACTCCTCCATGCTGTACCGGCAGCAGGCCTCGGGTCGGGCCTGGTACCTGGGCCTCAACAAGGAGGGGGGAATCATGAAGGGAAACCACGTCAAGAAGAACAAAGCCGCCGCACATTTCATACCGAAACCACTGAAAG TGGCCATGTACAGGGAGCCCTCCCTCCACGACCTGACTGAGCTGTCGCGGTCAGGCAGCGGCACGCCGACCAAGAGCCGCAGCGCTTCGGCCCTGCTTAACGGCGGGGGGAAGTCGCCCAGCAAAAACGACCTTTCCTAG
- the fgf13b gene encoding fibroblast growth factor 13b isoform X3, with the protein MAFPLRRSTSEPQLKGIVTRLSSSQGFQLQMQPDGTIDGTKDEDSTYGVFNLIPVGLRVVAIQGVQTKLYLAMNNEGFLYTSEHFTPECKFKESVFENYYVTYSSMLYRQQASGRAWYLGLNKEGGIMKGNHVKKNKAAAHFIPKPLKVAMYREPSLHDLTELSRSGSGTPTKSRSASALLNGGGKSPSKNDLS; encoded by the exons ATGGCTTTCCCTCTCCGCCGATCGACCTCAG agcCCCAGTTAAAGGGCATCGTGACCAGGCTTTCCAGCAGCCAGGGCTTCCAGCTGCAGATGCAGCCTGATGGCACCATTGATGGAACCAAGGATGAAGACAGCACTTATG GGGTGTTCAACCTGATCCCGGTCGGGCTTCGTGTGGTGGCCATCCAGGGCGTCCAGACCAAACTCTATCTGGCAATGAACAACGAAGGCTTTCTCTACACCTCT GAACATTTTACCCCCGAGTGTAAGTTCAAGGAGTCGGTGTTTGAGAACTACTACGTCACCTACTCCTCCATGCTGTACCGGCAGCAGGCCTCGGGTCGGGCCTGGTACCTGGGCCTCAACAAGGAGGGGGGAATCATGAAGGGAAACCACGTCAAGAAGAACAAAGCCGCCGCACATTTCATACCGAAACCACTGAAAG TGGCCATGTACAGGGAGCCCTCCCTCCACGACCTGACTGAGCTGTCGCGGTCAGGCAGCGGCACGCCGACCAAGAGCCGCAGCGCTTCGGCCCTGCTTAACGGCGGGGGGAAGTCGCCCAGCAAAAACGACCTTTCCTAG
- the fgf13b gene encoding fibroblast growth factor 13b isoform X1 has product MSRAAAIASSLIRQKRQAREREKGNACRGSPINSKGTNEKPSKLNVFSRVKLFGSRKKRKRKRPPEPQLKGIVTRLSSSQGFQLQMQPDGTIDGTKDEDSTYGVFNLIPVGLRVVAIQGVQTKLYLAMNNEGFLYTSEHFTPECKFKESVFENYYVTYSSMLYRQQASGRAWYLGLNKEGGIMKGNHVKKNKAAAHFIPKPLKVAMYREPSLHDLTELSRSGSGTPTKSRSASALLNGGGKSPSKNDLS; this is encoded by the exons ATGTCCCGGGCGGCGGCTATCGCGAGCTCCCTGATCCGCCAGAAGCGGCAGGCGCGGGAGCGCGAGAAGGGGAACGCGTGCCGCGGCAGCCCGATCAACAGCAAAGGCACAAACGAGAAGCCGAGCAAGCTCAACGTGTTCTCACGCGTCAAACTGTTTGGGTCGAGGAAGAAACGGAAGAGAAAGCGACCACCAG agcCCCAGTTAAAGGGCATCGTGACCAGGCTTTCCAGCAGCCAGGGCTTCCAGCTGCAGATGCAGCCTGATGGCACCATTGATGGAACCAAGGATGAAGACAGCACTTATG GGGTGTTCAACCTGATCCCGGTCGGGCTTCGTGTGGTGGCCATCCAGGGCGTCCAGACCAAACTCTATCTGGCAATGAACAACGAAGGCTTTCTCTACACCTCT GAACATTTTACCCCCGAGTGTAAGTTCAAGGAGTCGGTGTTTGAGAACTACTACGTCACCTACTCCTCCATGCTGTACCGGCAGCAGGCCTCGGGTCGGGCCTGGTACCTGGGCCTCAACAAGGAGGGGGGAATCATGAAGGGAAACCACGTCAAGAAGAACAAAGCCGCCGCACATTTCATACCGAAACCACTGAAAG TGGCCATGTACAGGGAGCCCTCCCTCCACGACCTGACTGAGCTGTCGCGGTCAGGCAGCGGCACGCCGACCAAGAGCCGCAGCGCTTCGGCCCTGCTTAACGGCGGGGGGAAGTCGCCCAGCAAAAACGACCTTTCCTAG